In Vibrio bathopelagicus, one DNA window encodes the following:
- a CDS encoding family 20 glycosylhydrolase, whose product MKKTILSLLISGSVVSPMALAMAPNTDLNLMPYPQTVELKSGQVKVDGNFKVYIKGFNSDRVEYTAKRFIDRLERQTGVPILNWQVDSEDEANLIIDIDAAPKSEVQNIDSEESYKITTQGEQITLSAPSPYGAIHGIETLLQLVETTATGYHIPAVTIVDEPRFRWRGVSYDTSRHFIEFDVLIRQLDAMASAKMNVFHWHFWDDQGIRIQTESWPRLWSETADGNYYTKDQVRYLVEYARNLGIRVIPEVSLPGHSSAVAHAYPRLMSGAEGQSYDQERGWGVFEPLMDPLNPELYDMLGDVFDEVTELFPDEYFHIGGDEPNYAQWKNSEKHQRFIEENNIDGERGLQSYLNVKVEKMLEERGKKMTGWDEIWHKDLPTSIVIQSWQGHDSIGRAAKEGYPGILSTGYYLDQPQPTSYHYRNDPMPSGITVDDKLHSGEKFVTYQWQKPRSKGGPRKGTLTIIEAKDGTFRAFSDYNGKSREEIFILDYVPGKTFVGHFDNFMSYTEFNLNLNSNGFAEGSYQLVGNVRWPTTGDVIASSDVEGSVIPEPNGGYPAELTDKEKELILGGEITMWLENKDSLTVENYLWPRSYAIAERFWSDAELTDERSMYKRMKAMDTWSEVSVGLRHHADADMLLKRIAKGQDIHDLRVLAKYTEPAQYYARNWEKWNSTEPKGTLYSQYERLNRFVDALPVESYAVYEMQDLVNEVATGNQQALEQLAEHYQQAKSAALAAETVFAGNVSSVETVVVAEKTAEVADLALTLIAKAQAGEKVRASDANAYQAILSESAKIYDESIIAIVRPTELLLKQLAE is encoded by the coding sequence ATGAAAAAAACTATATTGTCACTATTGATATCCGGTTCAGTAGTTTCTCCAATGGCTTTAGCAATGGCTCCAAATACAGACTTGAATTTAATGCCTTATCCACAAACTGTGGAATTAAAATCAGGCCAAGTGAAAGTAGATGGTAATTTTAAAGTTTATATCAAAGGCTTTAACTCTGACCGTGTCGAATATACGGCGAAACGCTTTATTGATCGCCTTGAGCGTCAGACGGGTGTGCCGATTCTAAATTGGCAGGTTGATAGTGAAGACGAAGCGAACCTGATCATTGATATCGACGCGGCGCCAAAATCTGAAGTACAAAATATCGACTCCGAAGAGTCCTACAAAATTACCACTCAGGGTGAGCAAATCACGTTGAGCGCACCAAGCCCATACGGCGCAATTCACGGCATCGAAACCCTTTTACAGCTCGTTGAAACCACAGCGACTGGCTACCATATTCCTGCCGTAACAATTGTCGATGAGCCTCGCTTCCGCTGGCGTGGTGTTTCTTACGATACTTCACGTCACTTTATTGAATTCGATGTGCTAATTCGTCAGTTAGATGCGATGGCTTCGGCGAAGATGAATGTGTTCCATTGGCACTTCTGGGACGACCAAGGCATTCGCATTCAAACCGAATCATGGCCGCGTCTGTGGTCTGAAACCGCTGATGGTAATTACTACACCAAAGACCAAGTTCGTTACCTAGTTGAGTATGCACGTAATCTTGGTATTCGTGTTATCCCTGAGGTCTCTCTACCGGGTCACTCTTCTGCCGTGGCTCATGCTTACCCACGCCTGATGTCTGGTGCAGAAGGTCAAAGCTATGATCAAGAGCGTGGCTGGGGCGTGTTTGAACCATTGATGGATCCGTTGAATCCAGAGCTTTATGACATGCTAGGTGATGTATTTGACGAAGTGACCGAACTGTTCCCTGATGAGTATTTCCATATCGGCGGCGATGAGCCGAATTACGCGCAATGGAAAAACAGCGAAAAGCACCAACGGTTCATTGAAGAGAACAATATCGATGGCGAGCGTGGTCTGCAGTCTTACCTCAATGTAAAAGTTGAGAAGATGCTCGAAGAGCGCGGTAAGAAGATGACCGGTTGGGATGAGATTTGGCATAAAGATCTGCCGACTTCAATCGTGATTCAAAGCTGGCAAGGACACGACAGCATTGGTCGTGCTGCGAAAGAGGGCTACCCAGGTATTCTTTCTACGGGTTATTACCTAGATCAACCTCAGCCGACTAGCTACCACTATCGCAATGATCCAATGCCAAGTGGCATCACAGTTGACGATAAGCTGCACAGCGGCGAAAAATTCGTGACGTACCAATGGCAGAAGCCTCGTTCAAAAGGCGGCCCACGTAAGGGAACACTGACTATCATTGAAGCGAAAGACGGCACTTTCCGCGCATTTAGTGATTACAACGGCAAGTCTCGCGAAGAGATCTTCATCCTTGATTATGTGCCGGGTAAAACCTTTGTTGGCCACTTCGATAACTTCATGTCGTACACCGAATTCAACCTAAATCTGAATTCAAATGGTTTTGCCGAAGGCAGTTACCAATTGGTCGGTAATGTACGTTGGCCAACTACAGGTGACGTGATTGCGAGCAGTGATGTTGAAGGCAGCGTGATTCCTGAACCGAATGGTGGTTACCCTGCGGAATTAACCGATAAAGAAAAAGAGCTTATCTTGGGCGGCGAGATCACTATGTGGCTAGAGAACAAAGACAGCCTCACGGTTGAAAACTACCTATGGCCGCGCAGCTACGCGATTGCAGAGCGCTTCTGGTCTGATGCAGAATTGACGGACGAACGCAGCATGTATAAGCGTATGAAGGCGATGGATACATGGTCTGAAGTGTCGGTTGGACTTCGTCATCATGCGGACGCTGACATGCTGTTAAAACGTATTGCCAAAGGGCAGGATATCCACGACCTGCGCGTGCTTGCGAAATATACTGAACCAGCACAGTACTATGCGCGCAACTGGGAGAAGTGGAATTCTACTGAACCTAAGGGCACTTTATACAGCCAATACGAGCGTCTAAACCGCTTCGTTGATGCTTTGCCAGTGGAAAGCTACGCCGTGTATGAGATGCAAGACTTGGTTAATGAAGTGGCGACAGGCAATCAACAAGCACTAGAGCAACTCGCTGAGCATTATCAGCAAGCAAAATCGGCTGCTCTTGCCGCTGAGACTGTCTTCGCAGGTAATGTGTCTTCGGTAGAGACTGTGGTGGTTGCAGAGAAAACCGCGGAAGTAGCAGACTTGGCGTTAACCTTGATTGCTAAAGCACAAGCGGGCGAAAAAGTTCGAGCATCAGATGCGAATGCCTACCAAGCAATACTGTCTGAATCAGCGAAAATCTATGATGAATCGATCATCGCGATTGTTCGCCCGACAGAGTTATTGTTGAAGCAGTTGGCTGAGTAA
- a CDS encoding oligogalacturonate-specific porin KdgM family protein, giving the protein MKKLLPLTLLALLPMTSTAGGYVDLRAEYRSTTDQYRSRFIVGHHFDNGYGLETLTNVRHAAGAYDETKVINTEFTHYYTYAINDNFMLNPGVVMNFQGSNTFLMPYLKLNYNFDNGLFVHGRYRYDFSTEALVNDYGNEETAKRNRYDIWTGYNTDKYMISYAFTYFDQITHHTTELATGDLNAREHTVKAVYKWKPTVRPYAEVVDADTVQSENDKTDWRFRVGVNFSF; this is encoded by the coding sequence ATGAAAAAATTACTTCCTTTAACACTACTAGCATTATTACCAATGACCTCAACTGCCGGGGGTTATGTCGATTTAAGGGCAGAGTATCGAAGTACGACAGATCAGTATCGAAGTCGTTTTATTGTTGGTCACCATTTTGATAATGGGTATGGTTTAGAAACACTGACAAATGTTCGACATGCAGCGGGAGCGTATGACGAAACGAAGGTGATTAATACCGAGTTTACCCATTATTACACCTATGCCATCAATGACAATTTTATGCTGAACCCTGGCGTAGTGATGAATTTTCAAGGCTCAAATACCTTCTTGATGCCTTATCTAAAGCTTAATTACAACTTTGACAATGGGCTCTTTGTACATGGCCGTTATCGTTATGACTTTTCGACCGAAGCTTTAGTGAATGACTATGGCAATGAAGAGACAGCAAAGCGAAACCGTTATGATATTTGGACGGGATACAATACAGACAAATACATGATTTCGTATGCCTTTACGTATTTCGATCAGATTACGCATCATACGACAGAGCTCGCAACCGGCGATCTAAATGCCCGCGAGCATACCGTCAAAGCAGTCTACAAATGGAAACCAACAGTGAGGCCATACGCTGAAGTGGTTGATGCGGATACGGTGCAATCAGAAAACGATAAAACGGATTGGCGTTTCCGAGTTGGTGTTAATTTCTCATTTTAA
- a CDS encoding TAXI family TRAP transporter solute-binding subunit, with protein sequence MKYNKLVKTLAIAMASIGLISNASAQEDRSYILATASTGGTYYPVGVALATLSKVKLAPKQHFSLAAISSAGSGENVKLLNENEAQFAILQGLYGAWAWQGLGPYEKSGSQKQLRSVSMLWQNVEHFIVRSDLTETGTMSDLENLNGKKFSIGKKNSGTENSGRQIMQGLSVNPEQFKLAFMGYGGSASALQNGTIDGMNTPAGVPVGAVTQAFAALGEDIQILSFTDAQIKQANGDYNIWTKYEIPANTYPGVDKPITTIAQPNFLAVREDISEEDVYQLTKAIYENLPFLQGIHKATKAMALEKGIAGLPVPLHPGAARYYQEVGIDVPSELIVN encoded by the coding sequence ATGAAATACAACAAGCTAGTTAAAACTTTAGCAATCGCAATGGCCTCTATTGGCCTTATCAGCAACGCCTCAGCTCAAGAAGATCGCAGCTACATTTTAGCGACGGCCTCAACGGGTGGTACTTACTATCCAGTGGGGGTGGCTTTAGCGACATTGAGTAAAGTTAAGCTTGCGCCAAAGCAGCACTTTTCTTTAGCGGCTATCAGCTCTGCGGGATCGGGCGAGAACGTGAAACTTCTCAATGAGAACGAAGCACAGTTTGCCATTTTGCAAGGTTTGTATGGTGCATGGGCGTGGCAAGGGCTTGGTCCATATGAGAAGTCAGGCAGTCAAAAACAACTGCGTTCAGTCTCTATGCTATGGCAAAACGTTGAACACTTTATTGTGCGCTCTGATCTGACAGAAACGGGCACCATGAGTGATTTAGAAAATCTAAACGGCAAAAAATTCTCTATCGGTAAGAAGAACTCAGGTACAGAGAATTCAGGACGCCAGATCATGCAAGGCCTGTCGGTTAACCCAGAACAATTTAAACTCGCCTTTATGGGTTACGGCGGCAGTGCAAGTGCACTACAAAATGGCACCATTGATGGCATGAATACGCCTGCTGGTGTGCCTGTTGGTGCGGTAACTCAAGCCTTTGCAGCCTTGGGTGAAGACATTCAAATCCTGTCATTTACCGATGCGCAAATCAAACAAGCGAACGGCGATTACAATATCTGGACCAAGTACGAGATCCCAGCTAACACTTACCCTGGTGTTGATAAGCCGATCACCACTATCGCTCAACCTAACTTCCTAGCGGTTCGTGAAGACATCTCTGAAGAAGATGTTTATCAGCTGACTAAAGCTATCTATGAAAACCTACCTTTCCTACAAGGTATCCACAAAGCAACCAAAGCAATGGCTCTCGAGAAAGGGATCGCAGGTCTGCCTGTTCCACTTCACCCGGGCGCTGCACGTTACTACCAAGAAGTGGGCATCGATGTCCCTTCTGAGTTGATCGTCAACTAA
- a CDS encoding sigma-54-dependent transcriptional regulator: MQRIALIEDDAIVRQATSQWLQLAGFDVTAFEVGQDALDAVELSDFQTIITDVRLPDIDGVELLRRFKSLVPDVPVILITGHGDVDMAVKSLQQGAYDFIEKPFDPERLSQTVSEAVDKHQSGQDRNRRQNYLDNLKGIEQVLIGRSKVMCELREQIQKVASIDTNVIIYGETGCGKELVASCLHEFSQRKTHPFVPLNCGAIPENLFESELFGHEAGAFTGAAKRRIGKLEFADKGTVFLDEIESMPLSMQVKVLRTLQDNVVERVGGNQQQHVDLRVVSASKSDLLNHPDFRQDLFYRLNVAQLHLPPLSDREEDALLLFEHFTQEANSETRVASEADRYALLSYAWPGNVRELRNVAIRFALDESLTVGDILACRPNSVTESTTAGIPLAVQVQSFERKVIHDALVRYQGRINDVMQDLDLPRRTLNQKMVRYALNRSDYVDS, from the coding sequence ATGCAGCGTATTGCTTTAATTGAAGATGACGCGATTGTGCGTCAAGCAACCAGCCAATGGTTACAGTTGGCTGGCTTTGATGTCACCGCATTTGAAGTGGGGCAAGATGCGTTAGATGCTGTAGAGCTGAGTGATTTTCAGACCATCATCACCGATGTTCGCTTACCTGATATTGATGGTGTTGAACTGCTAAGACGCTTTAAAAGCCTTGTGCCAGATGTGCCCGTTATCTTGATTACAGGTCACGGTGATGTCGATATGGCGGTGAAATCGCTACAGCAAGGTGCCTATGATTTCATTGAAAAGCCGTTCGACCCAGAGCGCCTATCTCAAACGGTATCGGAAGCGGTCGACAAGCATCAAAGTGGCCAAGACAGAAACCGTCGTCAGAACTATCTGGATAACCTTAAGGGCATTGAACAGGTGCTGATTGGTCGCAGCAAGGTGATGTGTGAATTACGCGAGCAAATACAAAAAGTCGCCTCGATTGATACCAATGTGATCATTTATGGTGAAACCGGCTGTGGTAAAGAGCTGGTCGCTTCTTGTCTGCATGAGTTTAGCCAGCGTAAAACCCATCCATTTGTGCCGCTCAACTGTGGTGCGATTCCAGAAAATCTCTTTGAAAGCGAGTTGTTTGGGCATGAAGCTGGTGCGTTTACTGGTGCCGCCAAGCGACGCATTGGTAAGCTTGAATTTGCCGACAAAGGCACGGTGTTTCTTGATGAAATAGAGAGTATGCCGCTGTCGATGCAGGTAAAAGTGCTGCGAACCTTGCAAGATAATGTTGTAGAACGCGTGGGTGGTAATCAGCAACAACATGTTGATCTACGAGTGGTCTCTGCTTCGAAAAGCGATCTACTTAATCATCCTGATTTTCGCCAAGATCTTTTCTATCGTTTGAACGTTGCCCAACTGCATTTACCTCCACTCAGTGATCGCGAAGAAGATGCCTTGCTTTTGTTTGAACACTTTACCCAAGAAGCGAACAGTGAAACCCGAGTTGCCAGTGAGGCCGATCGTTATGCCTTGTTGTCGTATGCATGGCCGGGTAATGTGCGCGAACTGCGTAACGTGGCGATTCGTTTTGCGCTGGATGAAAGCCTGACCGTCGGGGATATTTTGGCGTGTCGACCTAACTCAGTAACAGAATCAACCACGGCAGGCATCCCATTGGCGGTTCAGGTTCAGAGCTTTGAGCGAAAAGTGATTCATGATGCGCTAGTGCGTTATCAAGGGCGCATCAATGATGTGATGCAAGACTTGGATTTACCCCGCCGAACATTGAATCAAAAAATGGTGCGCTATGCGTTGAACCGAAGCGATTATGTCGATTCGTAA
- a CDS encoding bifunctional 4-hydroxy-2-oxoglutarate aldolase/2-dehydro-3-deoxy-phosphogluconate aldolase — protein MSQEMINKLKQFKVIPVIQINKVEHAIPLAKVLVENGLPVAEVTFRTEAAADAIRAMRDAYPEMCIGAGTVLTPAQIDLAKESGSEFIVAPGLNPNTVKRCQEIGMPIVPGVNNPSQVEQALELGLNFLKFFPAEASGGINMVKSLLAPYVDVSLMPTGGIGKHNVNDYLAVDRVVCCGGTWMVSPKMIENEQWDEIAVLVREAVELVK, from the coding sequence ATGTCTCAAGAAATGATCAACAAACTTAAGCAATTCAAAGTTATCCCTGTTATCCAAATCAACAAGGTTGAACACGCGATTCCACTGGCAAAAGTGTTGGTAGAAAACGGCCTACCAGTTGCTGAAGTGACATTTCGCACTGAAGCGGCAGCAGACGCGATTCGTGCGATGCGTGACGCCTACCCAGAGATGTGTATCGGTGCTGGCACAGTATTAACGCCAGCGCAAATTGACCTTGCGAAAGAGTCGGGCAGCGAATTCATCGTAGCTCCGGGCCTGAATCCAAACACCGTAAAACGTTGCCAAGAAATCGGCATGCCAATCGTTCCGGGCGTAAACAACCCAAGCCAAGTTGAGCAAGCGCTGGAACTGGGCCTTAACTTCTTGAAGTTCTTCCCTGCAGAAGCGTCTGGTGGCATCAACATGGTGAAGTCTCTGCTAGCGCCATACGTTGATGTGTCTTTGATGCCAACGGGCGGTATCGGTAAACACAACGTCAATGACTACCTAGCAGTCGATCGCGTGGTGTGCTGTGGTGGTACTTGGATGGTCTCTCCAAAGATGATTGAGAACGAGCAGTGGGATGAGATTGCAGTGTTGGTTCGTGAAGCCGTTGAGTTGGTGAAATAG
- a CDS encoding ATP-binding protein — MVNNNRYWLFLCACLLIGLVQVTTKNGISQWKLEQAQRYAEQRFLGYIAEARRTLKRFYYLPYLVTNDETTVRFIDGEDRLEKRIKKQLIQLDKAANTKGWYLLSGEGDLLVSSVERSKLSKNNASTIVSKIHLQGGAISVVTKNKGVTPDYFIAAPVYRASDVVGIVAVQIDLSLLTDQWFADGEAILFQNPRDQFFLSSDHRLSADWFNDTFNSQPTATKRELYDQTHIRVWRLQDKDYLIQSIKLDDLNWRLTYLTPLTSLNQTTNWISWSVAVGCLFVLLLLVILYQRRQKKLSNLRIQKLIEESEKRLSGMINKTHVGLILIDKHGRIHDINLMAKNYFSLSDSMISNIKAWQLFEAGNPNSTSLQLLKNLEQHQELAEITSVETMARRSDGSYFPVLFSISAFPWHATTYYLCTVIDISKRKKAEIAVQEANKTLQLRVEERTQDLKDAQQELVESSKLAALGRMSSAITHELNQPLTGLKTLLSSNQLLMERGETKMLKANMDLVMSLIDRMANMTSQLKSFAFKRLEKPYPVSLTDALQETLRIHQAELENVDMRVRVASNISMVMGEEARLRQVLGNLLKNAVDATKNQTPATIIISAHTEQQRVIIKVKDNGCGVSEDQLETIFEPFHTNKKMGEGLGLGLAITANNVRDMQGTLIAKNNPDQGMTFTLTLQNIDSK, encoded by the coding sequence ATGGTTAACAACAATCGATATTGGTTATTCCTATGTGCCTGTTTATTGATTGGATTGGTGCAGGTCACCACCAAAAATGGAATTAGCCAGTGGAAACTCGAGCAAGCCCAACGCTACGCCGAACAACGCTTCCTTGGTTACATTGCAGAAGCGAGGCGAACCCTTAAGCGTTTCTATTATCTGCCCTACCTGGTAACCAATGATGAAACCACGGTTCGTTTTATCGATGGTGAAGACCGCCTTGAAAAACGTATCAAGAAACAACTGATTCAATTGGATAAAGCCGCCAATACCAAGGGCTGGTATCTGCTTTCTGGCGAAGGTGATTTGTTGGTATCGAGTGTCGAAAGAAGCAAACTGAGCAAAAACAACGCCAGCACGATTGTTTCTAAGATCCACCTTCAAGGTGGCGCGATTTCAGTGGTGACAAAAAACAAGGGTGTCACTCCCGATTACTTTATTGCTGCACCCGTTTACAGAGCATCCGATGTAGTGGGAATTGTGGCGGTGCAAATCGACTTATCGTTACTAACCGATCAATGGTTTGCCGATGGTGAAGCGATACTATTCCAAAACCCTCGAGATCAGTTCTTTCTCTCCAGTGATCACCGACTGAGTGCCGATTGGTTCAATGACACCTTCAACTCTCAGCCGACAGCCACAAAACGCGAGTTGTATGACCAAACCCATATACGCGTGTGGCGACTGCAAGATAAAGATTACCTGATTCAGTCAATCAAGTTAGATGACCTTAATTGGCGTTTAACCTACCTCACCCCATTAACTAGCCTCAACCAAACCACTAACTGGATCAGCTGGAGTGTCGCGGTGGGCTGTCTTTTCGTCCTGTTATTACTGGTTATTCTTTATCAAAGACGCCAGAAAAAACTCAGCAATCTGCGAATCCAAAAGCTTATCGAAGAGTCTGAGAAACGACTGTCTGGGATGATCAATAAAACCCATGTTGGGTTGATACTGATCGATAAACACGGTCGCATCCACGATATCAACCTGATGGCGAAGAACTACTTTTCCCTATCTGATTCAATGATCAGCAATATCAAGGCGTGGCAGTTATTTGAAGCCGGCAACCCGAATTCAACCAGCTTACAATTGCTCAAGAACTTGGAACAACACCAAGAACTGGCTGAGATCACCAGCGTCGAAACTATGGCGAGGCGCAGCGATGGCAGTTACTTCCCGGTGTTGTTCTCTATTAGCGCCTTTCCTTGGCATGCCACGACTTATTACCTGTGTACCGTAATTGATATCAGTAAACGTAAGAAAGCGGAGATCGCAGTTCAGGAAGCCAATAAAACGCTGCAACTGCGCGTCGAAGAGCGAACACAAGACCTCAAAGATGCGCAGCAAGAACTGGTGGAATCAAGCAAACTTGCCGCATTAGGGCGGATGTCGAGTGCGATCACTCATGAGCTTAACCAACCGCTTACTGGTCTAAAAACCCTGCTTTCAAGTAATCAATTACTGATGGAAAGAGGCGAGACCAAGATGTTGAAAGCGAACATGGATCTCGTGATGAGCCTCATCGACCGAATGGCCAACATGACCAGCCAGTTGAAGTCGTTCGCCTTTAAAAGGCTTGAAAAGCCTTACCCAGTATCACTGACAGACGCACTGCAAGAAACCCTGCGTATTCATCAAGCCGAATTGGAAAACGTCGATATGCGCGTGCGTGTCGCTTCAAATATTTCGATGGTGATGGGAGAAGAGGCGCGACTCAGACAAGTGCTTGGCAACCTACTTAAAAATGCCGTCGATGCCACGAAAAATCAGACGCCAGCGACCATTATTATCAGCGCTCATACCGAGCAACAACGCGTGATCATCAAGGTTAAAGATAACGGTTGTGGTGTATCTGAAGATCAACTCGAAACCATTTTCGAACCGTTTCATACCAACAAGAAGATGGGTGAAGGTTTGGGGTTAGGGCTAGCGATTACAGCCAACAATGTACGGGATATGCAAGGCACCTTGATAGCCAAGAACAACCCAGATCAAGGTATGACATTCACGTTAACGCTACAGAACATTGATAGTAAGTAG
- a CDS encoding TRAP transporter permease produces MSDSLQQELKKFELPTRTDFPWVGKVITTMGVILSLLHIWFNTLSTLPELWISATHFAGFAIICALWYPAHISLKRSKIALAVDIGIALAALACLIYIPFAEDALYERGVKFIASDWFFSILAIAIVIELIRRTMGWFIPVLILVCLSYVVLWGQWTSGIFHFPGLSLETLLYRSFYSSEGMFGSISRISWTFVFMFILFGAFLVRSGVGDYIIDVSRAAAGKVIGGPGFIAVIGSGLMGSVSGSSVANTVSTGVISIPLMQKAGFPSRFAAGVEAAASTGGQLMPPVMGAGAFIMASYTQIPYVDIIAVSFLPALIYFLSVAFFVRIEAKRSGVQKVTSGCEPLLKVLLSGWHNLIPLAVLVTLLVKGFTPTYAAGISILSVVVASWFSKNHKMGPKAIIEALSQGAKNMATTAVLLVGIGLVINVISTTGIGNTFSLMINSWANGDLLVMIALIALASLILGMGLPVTAAYIVLGTLSAPALYKLIAESQLLDLLVSGQLPEQAKAIFMLAAPEKLDLLNAPMALETAKEMIALVPADFVETLLEQSLGLEAISLALLSAHLIIFWLSQDSNVTPPVCLTAFAAATIAKTPPMRTGLMAWKIAKGLYLVPLLIAYTNLVSWDVTSVLVTGGFAIIGTYAFVAAIEGYLESKINLLTRVVLIVLGVALVWPDISVVIRLVCVALFVGLFIHTARQYDANQVKKESEDEQESLPQTEPDTVASSL; encoded by the coding sequence ATGAGCGATTCGCTGCAGCAGGAACTGAAAAAATTTGAACTGCCGACCCGAACGGATTTTCCGTGGGTAGGCAAAGTGATAACAACCATGGGAGTAATCCTCTCGCTGTTACACATTTGGTTTAACACCTTATCTACCTTGCCAGAGCTTTGGATCTCGGCGACCCACTTTGCTGGCTTTGCGATCATTTGTGCACTTTGGTATCCCGCCCATATCTCATTGAAAAGAAGCAAAATTGCTTTGGCTGTCGATATCGGAATTGCCTTGGCGGCTCTGGCTTGTCTTATCTACATTCCCTTTGCAGAAGATGCACTTTATGAGCGAGGCGTGAAGTTTATCGCCAGTGATTGGTTCTTCTCTATCTTGGCAATTGCCATTGTTATTGAGCTGATTCGTCGCACCATGGGTTGGTTTATTCCGGTGCTTATCTTGGTGTGTTTGAGTTATGTGGTGCTGTGGGGGCAATGGACCAGCGGCATCTTCCATTTCCCGGGTTTGAGCCTTGAAACTCTGCTTTATCGAAGCTTTTACTCATCAGAAGGGATGTTTGGTTCTATCTCAAGAATCAGCTGGACCTTCGTGTTTATGTTCATCCTATTTGGTGCATTCTTAGTGCGTTCGGGTGTCGGTGATTACATCATTGATGTGTCTCGCGCAGCGGCTGGCAAGGTGATTGGTGGCCCTGGTTTCATCGCGGTAATTGGCTCAGGCTTAATGGGGTCAGTGTCTGGTTCGAGCGTAGCAAACACCGTATCGACGGGCGTGATCAGTATTCCCTTAATGCAAAAGGCAGGCTTCCCTTCGCGTTTCGCGGCAGGTGTTGAAGCGGCTGCATCGACGGGCGGGCAGTTGATGCCACCGGTGATGGGTGCGGGTGCGTTTATCATGGCGTCGTACACGCAGATCCCTTATGTCGACATCATTGCGGTTTCCTTCTTACCTGCGCTTATCTACTTTTTGTCTGTGGCATTTTTCGTACGTATTGAAGCAAAACGCAGTGGCGTGCAAAAAGTCACTTCTGGCTGTGAACCTCTATTGAAGGTATTGCTGTCGGGTTGGCACAACCTAATCCCACTAGCGGTGTTGGTGACTCTGTTGGTGAAGGGCTTCACACCGACTTACGCTGCGGGTATCTCGATTCTGTCTGTCGTAGTGGCTTCATGGTTCTCTAAAAATCACAAAATGGGACCAAAGGCGATCATTGAAGCGCTTTCTCAAGGCGCAAAGAACATGGCGACCACGGCGGTGTTGTTGGTGGGTATTGGATTAGTTATCAACGTGATCAGCACGACTGGTATTGGTAACACCTTCTCATTGATGATCAACAGCTGGGCGAACGGCGACTTGTTGGTGATGATAGCTTTAATCGCGCTGGCATCTTTGATTTTGGGTATGGGCTTACCAGTAACCGCGGCTTATATCGTGTTGGGTACTCTGTCTGCTCCAGCCTTGTACAAACTGATTGCTGAAAGCCAGTTGCTCGACTTGTTGGTTTCGGGTCAGTTACCTGAACAGGCGAAAGCTATCTTCATGTTGGCGGCACCAGAAAAATTAGATTTACTGAATGCGCCAATGGCTCTCGAAACAGCCAAAGAGATGATTGCGTTAGTACCTGCTGATTTTGTGGAAACCCTGCTTGAGCAAAGCTTAGGCTTAGAAGCGATTAGCCTTGCACTGCTTTCTGCACACTTGATTATTTTTTGGCTGTCGCAAGACAGCAACGTGACGCCACCTGTTTGTTTAACTGCATTTGCGGCTGCGACCATTGCGAAAACCCCACCGATGAGAACCGGTTTAATGGCATGGAAGATAGCAAAAGGCTTGTATTTGGTGCCATTGCTGATTGCTTACACCAACTTGGTAAGTTGGGATGTGACCTCCGTTTTGGTCACAGGTGGTTTTGCTATTATTGGTACTTACGCGTTTGTTGCTGCGATTGAAGGCTATTTAGAAAGTAAAATTAATCTGCTGACTCGTGTTGTGTTAATCGTGCTGGGTGTGGCATTGGTTTGGCCTGATATTTCAGTCGTGATTCGTCTAGTGTGCGTAGCACTTTTCGTTGGCCTCTTTATTCACACGGCTCGTCAATACGATGCGAATCAAGTGAAAAAGGAATCGGAAGATGAGCAAGAATCGTTGCCTCAAACCGAACCTGACACTGTCGCGTCTTCCCTATAA